In the Pseudanabaena sp. PCC 7367 genome, one interval contains:
- a CDS encoding FAD-dependent monooxygenase: MFDVLIVGGGMVGASLACALGNKHNKFNQNLKVGLVEARSGLKAGQFGADGRASAIALGSSLIWQNIGVWDGMVDRGVTAMQCIQISDGDYPHKVKLWQRDVERDALGYVVENKVTLASLWQFMADCDNIELICPAKILDLDQPTPAKDSDRIRVKVSTDQGQGEQHLSAKLLVAADGGRSLIRSLAQIDTSQKTYDQTCIVVTLKAEHSHQNIAYERFQHSGPFAILPLEGDRLCIVWTATTAETPYLLNLPEAEFMAELKKRIGDRLVNQLGELTLESCDRAAYVPRWMHAKTYIQPRLALVGDAAHSTHPVAGQGMNLGIRDVGALAETLINAQNRGEDLGSMTVLNRYQNRRRWDNLGVILLTDITNRLFSNQFAPLQWLRRLGLLILASLKPLRQLVMLVMMGLIVRQPRLGDRES; encoded by the coding sequence ATGTTTGATGTCTTGATTGTTGGCGGTGGCATGGTGGGAGCAAGCCTGGCCTGTGCTTTGGGGAATAAACACAATAAATTCAATCAAAACCTGAAAGTTGGCCTGGTTGAAGCACGTTCTGGCCTGAAAGCGGGGCAGTTTGGTGCAGATGGTCGCGCCAGTGCGATCGCTTTGGGGTCTAGTTTGATCTGGCAAAATATTGGTGTCTGGGATGGCATGGTCGATCGCGGCGTTACGGCGATGCAATGTATCCAGATTTCCGATGGCGATTATCCCCACAAAGTGAAGCTATGGCAGCGGGATGTGGAGCGTGATGCGCTGGGCTATGTGGTGGAAAACAAAGTTACGCTGGCCTCGCTGTGGCAGTTCATGGCCGATTGCGACAACATTGAATTAATTTGTCCGGCCAAAATTCTCGATCTCGACCAGCCGACTCCAGCCAAAGACAGCGATCGGATTCGGGTGAAGGTTTCCACTGATCAAGGTCAAGGTGAGCAACATCTCAGCGCTAAGTTGCTGGTGGCTGCCGATGGCGGGCGATCGCTAATTCGCAGCCTGGCGCAGATCGATACTAGCCAGAAAACCTACGATCAAACCTGCATTGTGGTTACGCTCAAGGCAGAACATTCCCATCAAAATATTGCCTATGAGCGGTTTCAGCACAGTGGCCCCTTTGCGATCTTGCCCCTGGAGGGCGATCGGCTCTGTATTGTCTGGACGGCGACGACGGCGGAAACGCCATATTTACTGAACCTGCCGGAGGCGGAGTTTATGGCGGAGCTAAAAAAAAGAATTGGCGATCGCTTAGTAAATCAATTAGGCGAATTGACCTTGGAATCCTGCGATCGGGCTGCCTATGTACCCCGTTGGATGCACGCTAAGACCTATATCCAACCGCGATTGGCGCTAGTTGGTGATGCAGCACATTCAACCCATCCGGTGGCGGGGCAGGGGATGAACCTGGGCATCCGCGATGTGGGCGCGTTGGCGGAAACCTTGATTAATGCCCAAAATCGAGGCGAAGACCTGGGTAGCATGACTGTTTTGAATCGCTATCAAAATCGCCGCCGTTGGGATAACCTGGGTGTAATTTTATTGACGGATATCACCAATCGCCTGTTTTCTAATCAGTTTGCGCCGTTGCAGTGGTTGCGGCGGTTGGGTTTACTGATTCTGGCTAGCTTGAAACCGTTGCGTCAATTGGTGATGCTGGTGATGATGGGCTTGATCGTAAGGCAACCTCGGCTGGGCGATCGGGAAAGCTAA
- a CDS encoding formylglycine-generating enzyme family protein, translating to MPVNPKKLLTRRNLILGSLAGAGLTSALAIKRIKSLSGGAIASELDLQSFDFETVKVNEFGKIVDRQTLQGQKFMEDLGSGVQLEMVSIPGGSFLMGTYPNEEGIYEGDKSEPQHQVKIKPFYLGMYLITQEQWLAVMGKFLREPKYPGDNKPLERVDWIGAQDFCKALSDKTGKKYRLPSEAEWEYACRAGTTTPFHFGETITTDIANYSGNDKPYGKGSQGNYRGETTEVGEFPANPWGLYDMHGNLYEWCEDAWHESYHGAPRNGSARKSALQLIGYPYRVVRGGSWISSPHSCRSAYRTEYSATDTQSRIGFRVVCSAA from the coding sequence ATGCCTGTAAACCCTAAAAAGTTGTTGACACGCCGGAATTTAATTTTGGGCTCGCTTGCTGGTGCTGGCCTAACCTCGGCCTTGGCGATCAAGCGAATTAAGTCATTATCAGGTGGAGCGATCGCTAGTGAATTAGACTTGCAGAGTTTTGATTTTGAGACTGTCAAAGTTAATGAATTTGGCAAAATTGTTGATCGCCAGACACTGCAAGGGCAGAAGTTTATGGAGGATTTAGGCTCTGGTGTCCAGCTAGAGATGGTTTCAATACCTGGTGGTAGCTTCCTAATGGGAACTTATCCCAACGAAGAAGGTATTTATGAAGGCGATAAATCGGAGCCACAGCATCAAGTTAAGATCAAGCCATTTTATCTGGGGATGTACCTCATCACCCAGGAACAATGGTTAGCAGTGATGGGGAAATTTTTGAGAGAGCCAAAATATCCAGGGGATAATAAACCGTTAGAGCGAGTTGACTGGATTGGAGCACAAGATTTTTGTAAAGCGTTGAGCGATAAGACAGGTAAGAAATATCGTCTACCTAGTGAAGCAGAATGGGAATATGCCTGTAGGGCAGGAACAACTACCCCTTTCCATTTTGGTGAAACCATCACTACAGATATCGCTAATTATTCAGGAAATGATAAACCATATGGAAAAGGCTCACAAGGCAACTATAGAGGTGAAACAACAGAGGTAGGAGAATTTCCTGCAAACCCCTGGGGTCTCTATGATATGCATGGTAATTTGTACGAATGGTGTGAGGATGCTTGGCATGAGAGTTATCATGGAGCGCCAAGGAATGGAAGTGCACGAAAAAGTGCTTTGCAACTGATAGGTTATCCCTATAGAGTTGTACGAGGTGGTTCATGGATATCGAGCCCACATAGCTGCCGCTCAGCTTATCGCACAGAATACAGTGCAACAGACACCCAAAGTCGGATTGGTTTTCGTGTTGTTTGCTCTGCCGCTTAA
- the lnt gene encoding apolipoprotein N-acyltransferase: MSDSLPEPKSYSKQKTDLYPGQTKQVKQQKLSWQHLAIALVGGILIGLTPDPFGWWWLAWIALIPLWLLTQQVGIKSAAILGAIWGFAYHGMALFWITGVHPMDWLGVTWLASLAIAIAVWLFITVWGMAMPILWAIVMAGATQKLSPLRRIIIAAATLCALEWLWGQGPLFWSALGYTQSPHNLLILQMSRLSGQQAVTAAIVVINGLLAEAILPIFQTGIKVRFKYKSKLPTLLLRVRSLESGLRPTLKWHYLRLALFLFLFMALYGAQVMHSPHLTATNGQALQVGIVQGNISNPVKFSPQGTQISLDRYAQGYTQLARSGVEMVVTPEGALPFSYDRGIDGNLGNATLNKLDRAVLTKKVPIWLGAYGRADQPGSHPLDATNSLFLIDRNGAAVSRYNKVKLVPVGEYIPFKNILGGLINRLSPLEGEFVPGKSSQIVESPWGKIIIGICYESAFPTHFRAQAAAGGELIITASNNAHYAETMPAQHHAQDVARAVETDRWAVRATNTGYSGIVDPNGRTIWRSQINTFETHADVVYLRQTKTLYTRLGDWLTPLLVVVGVGIFGWERFKLRRGQ, from the coding sequence ATGTCCGACTCATTGCCAGAACCCAAGTCTTATTCAAAGCAAAAAACAGATCTATATCCAGGTCAAACTAAGCAAGTCAAACAACAAAAACTAAGCTGGCAACATTTAGCGATCGCCCTGGTTGGTGGCATTCTGATCGGTCTAACGCCCGATCCCTTTGGCTGGTGGTGGTTGGCCTGGATCGCATTAATACCACTGTGGTTGCTGACTCAACAGGTGGGCATCAAATCAGCCGCAATCCTGGGCGCAATTTGGGGATTCGCCTATCATGGCATGGCGCTATTTTGGATTACTGGCGTGCATCCCATGGATTGGTTGGGGGTGACCTGGCTGGCAAGCTTGGCGATCGCCATCGCGGTATGGCTGTTTATTACGGTTTGGGGCATGGCGATGCCGATCCTGTGGGCGATCGTAATGGCGGGAGCAACCCAAAAGTTATCACCATTGCGCCGAATCATCATTGCTGCTGCTACGCTCTGTGCGTTGGAATGGCTCTGGGGGCAGGGGCCTTTATTCTGGAGCGCCTTGGGCTATACCCAGAGTCCGCATAATCTATTGATTCTGCAAATGTCGCGGCTGTCGGGGCAACAAGCGGTAACAGCAGCGATCGTGGTGATTAATGGCTTACTGGCTGAAGCAATTCTGCCGATCTTTCAAACTGGGATCAAAGTTAGATTTAAATATAAATCAAAACTGCCAACATTATTACTGAGAGTGCGATCGCTTGAATCTGGTCTTAGGCCGACGCTGAAATGGCACTATTTGCGATTGGCGTTGTTTTTGTTTTTGTTTATGGCATTGTATGGTGCTCAGGTAATGCATAGTCCACACTTGACCGCCACCAATGGGCAGGCTTTGCAAGTAGGAATCGTACAGGGGAATATCTCTAATCCAGTTAAATTTAGCCCCCAGGGAACCCAGATCAGCCTCGATCGCTATGCCCAGGGTTACACGCAGCTCGCTCGATCCGGTGTGGAGATGGTGGTTACACCAGAAGGGGCATTGCCTTTTTCATACGATCGCGGCATTGATGGGAATCTTGGGAATGCAACTCTAAATAAACTCGATCGGGCAGTTTTAACCAAAAAAGTACCAATCTGGCTGGGAGCCTATGGCAGGGCTGATCAGCCTGGATCTCATCCCTTAGATGCCACTAATAGTTTGTTTTTAATCGATCGTAATGGGGCGGCAGTGTCCCGCTACAACAAGGTAAAACTAGTGCCGGTGGGTGAATATATCCCATTCAAGAACATTCTGGGGGGATTGATTAATCGCCTTTCGCCATTGGAAGGGGAGTTTGTGCCAGGAAAATCGAGCCAAATAGTAGAATCCCCCTGGGGCAAAATTATCATCGGCATTTGCTATGAGTCGGCCTTCCCAACTCATTTCCGCGCCCAGGCTGCCGCTGGCGGTGAGTTGATTATTACAGCGTCTAATAATGCCCACTATGCGGAAACCATGCCAGCCCAACACCATGCCCAGGATGTGGCCAGGGCAGTTGAAACCGATCGCTGGGCGGTGCGGGCAACGAATACGGGTTATTCAGGGATCGTCGATCCAAATGGGCGCACGATCTGGCGATCGCAGATCAACACCTTTGAAACCCATGCTGATGTGGTTTATTTACGGCAAACCAAAACGCTGTATACCAGGTTGGGCGATTGGCTTACGCCCTTATTGGTGGTTGTAGGGGTGGGGATTTTTGGTTGGGAAAGGTTTAAATTGAGGCGAGGACAGTAG
- a CDS encoding PfkB family carbohydrate kinase, translating into MHGLFVGLTTLDLIYLAAAPPEPNQKVVAQDHLISGGGPATNAAVAFAHLSSKSKTSEQARGNSNCKLITALGNHELASLISADLGKYGVEIIDLAADRQDPPPMSSIVVSQDTGERSVISVNATGRQIPLTQLARLNFDPLAGVEVVLIDGHQMDISAKIAQMAKTRQIPVVVDGGSWKEGFEQVLKDCDYAICSSNFLPPGCFSEADVCEFLSQLGVRNMAITKGAALINYKSGDRRGEIAVPTVKVIDTLGAGDIFHGAFCYYLAQQNLAAPELDLAIDSAQKFTIALKQASAIAARSCQFFGTRKWMQDD; encoded by the coding sequence ATGCATGGCCTCTTTGTTGGTTTGACCACGCTAGATCTAATTTATCTGGCTGCTGCCCCACCCGAACCAAATCAAAAAGTTGTTGCCCAGGATCACCTCATTTCTGGTGGTGGCCCTGCTACAAATGCCGCTGTAGCGTTTGCCCATTTGAGCAGCAAATCTAAAACATCAGAACAGGCCAGGGGAAATAGCAATTGCAAGCTAATTACGGCGCTGGGTAACCATGAGCTAGCTAGCCTGATTTCAGCAGACTTGGGAAAATATGGCGTAGAGATAATTGATCTAGCTGCCGATCGCCAAGACCCTCCACCCATGTCATCGATCGTGGTGAGCCAGGACACCGGAGAGCGATCGGTGATTTCAGTAAATGCGACTGGGCGGCAAATTCCGCTAACTCAATTAGCACGGTTAAATTTTGATCCGCTGGCGGGAGTTGAGGTGGTGTTGATCGATGGTCACCAGATGGATATCAGCGCCAAGATTGCGCAAATGGCAAAGACAAGGCAAATTCCGGTGGTGGTGGATGGGGGCAGTTGGAAGGAGGGCTTTGAGCAGGTTTTAAAGGATTGCGATTATGCAATTTGTTCTAGTAATTTTTTGCCGCCGGGATGTTTTAGTGAAGCGGATGTTTGTGAGTTTTTAAGTCAGCTAGGGGTAAGGAATATGGCGATCACTAAGGGCGCAGCACTGATTAATTATAAATCTGGCGATCGGCGTGGTGAAATTGCCGTGCCAACGGTTAAAGTGATTGACACTCTGGGTGCTGGTGATATTTTTCATGGTGCTTTTTGTTATTATCTTGCCCAGCAAAACTTGGCAGCACCGGAGCTTGACTTAGCAATAGACTCAGCCCAGAAGTTCACCATCGCATTGAAGCAGGCAAGTGCGATCGCGGCTAGGTCTTGTCAGTTTTTTGGTACTAGAAAATGGATGCAGGATGATTGA
- a CDS encoding dihydroorotase, with product MSILIKQAQILLPDGNLQTGDLLVRQGKIAAIAENIDETADQTIEAEGLTLLPGVIDPQVHFREPGLEYKEDLRTASHACAKGGVTSFLEMPNTKPLTVTQAAMDHKLGLAASKCVVNYGFFTGATSHNLEELLSVNPTCGIKIFMGSMKGDLLVSEEEVLDKIFGHGSRLIAVHAEDQERIKQRRQEILSQYGDPPTDVPNAVHSEIQDNQAALLATKLAVKLSTRYQRRLHILHLSTGEEVEYLREHKAPWITAEVTPQHLMLNTTAYEKLGSLAQMNPPLRSPEHNQMLWQGLHDGILDFIATDHAPHTLEEKARPYPGCPSGMPGVETSLPLMLTAAADGRCTLAQVSRWMSINAAKAYKIPNKGELRIGWDADLVLVDRQTRKPVRREELLTKCGWSPFEGWQLTGWPVVTIVGGEVVFADGKVNAQVRGKALSFNA from the coding sequence ATGAGTATCTTAATTAAGCAGGCTCAGATCCTGTTGCCCGATGGTAACTTGCAGACAGGCGATCTCTTAGTGCGCCAGGGGAAGATCGCGGCGATCGCTGAGAATATTGATGAAACCGCAGACCAGACAATTGAAGCGGAGGGGTTAACCCTACTTCCGGGTGTCATCGATCCCCAGGTGCATTTCCGCGAACCAGGCTTGGAATATAAAGAAGATTTGCGAACTGCCAGTCATGCCTGTGCCAAGGGTGGCGTGACCAGCTTTTTAGAAATGCCCAATACCAAGCCCCTGACCGTGACCCAGGCGGCAATGGATCATAAGCTAGGCTTGGCGGCAAGTAAATGCGTAGTTAATTATGGCTTTTTCACTGGCGCAACTTCCCACAATCTCGAAGAGTTGCTAAGTGTCAATCCCACCTGTGGAATCAAGATTTTCATGGGATCGATGAAGGGGGACTTACTGGTCAGCGAAGAAGAAGTGCTCGACAAAATTTTTGGCCACGGATCGCGGCTGATTGCGGTTCATGCCGAAGACCAGGAACGAATTAAGCAACGGCGGCAAGAGATTTTAAGCCAGTATGGCGATCCCCCCACCGATGTGCCCAATGCAGTTCATTCCGAGATTCAAGACAATCAAGCAGCTTTGCTGGCCACCAAGCTAGCGGTAAAACTCTCAACGCGTTACCAGCGCCGCTTACATATTTTGCACCTGTCCACTGGCGAGGAAGTGGAATATTTACGCGAGCATAAAGCGCCCTGGATCACTGCCGAAGTTACCCCTCAACATCTAATGCTGAACACCACAGCCTATGAAAAACTTGGTTCACTGGCACAAATGAATCCGCCCCTGCGATCGCCTGAGCATAATCAAATGCTGTGGCAAGGTTTGCACGATGGCATCTTAGATTTCATTGCCACCGACCATGCCCCCCATACCCTGGAAGAGAAAGCCCGCCCCTATCCTGGCTGTCCATCGGGAATGCCGGGGGTAGAAACTTCGCTGCCGCTGATGCTAACTGCCGCCGCCGATGGGCGCTGTACCCTGGCTCAGGTTAGTCGTTGGATGAGTATTAATGCGGCCAAAGCCTATAAAATCCCCAATAAGGGCGAGCTAAGAATTGGTTGGGATGCGGATCTGGTTCTGGTCGATCGCCAGACTCGCAAGCCTGTCCGGCGCGAAGAATTACTGACAAAATGCGGCTGGAGTCCATTTGAGGGCTGGCAGCTCACTGGTTGGCCAGTGGTGACGATCGTGGGTGGTGAAGTGGTGTTTGCGGATGGCAAAGTAAATGCTCAGGTACGGGGTAAAGCGTTGAGTTTTAATGCTTAA
- a CDS encoding bifunctional cobalt-precorrin-7 (C(5))-methyltransferase/cobalt-precorrin-6B (C(15))-methyltransferase, with translation MIEVIGISLGQELLQSQLDRVVAADYLIGGDRLLSCFPDYLGQKIKLGNLLATIDKIKQIIATTPKVKIVVLASGDPLLFGIGRLLLEHFPPAYLQFSPSVSSIQLAFARLKIPWQDAIVVSSHGRSLRELEKALRPGKPHIAILTDAINHPLAIANFITALQLPVSYQIWVCENLGDKNERVVNLSELIKLHRSQLIDTHNDRSVPANMAGHLDPTESTASDIVNFQNNDDRPSQLPEQLPDLEFAPLNVVVLSKQAESPCLDHAQLPIVGIADQYFHSFSDQPGLITKREIRLLALGELELQPGQVIWDIGAGTGSLSIEMARLVPAARIYAIEKTAAGATLIAKNMARFQVDNIEIHQGKAPKILADLPNPDRIFIGGSSGELAAILQVCCDRLAMNPQSERKKILVANFASPEHLHLAMSWLKQRKYSVQLLQVNLARSVPIGSVSRFAPLNPVTILKALF, from the coding sequence CTTAGTTGTTTCCCCGATTATTTAGGCCAAAAGATCAAGCTGGGCAATCTACTGGCAACCATTGACAAAATAAAGCAAATTATTGCCACCACCCCCAAAGTAAAAATTGTGGTACTGGCTTCCGGCGATCCACTTTTGTTTGGAATTGGCCGATTGCTATTGGAGCATTTCCCACCCGCATATCTACAATTCTCACCCAGTGTCAGTTCAATTCAATTGGCCTTTGCTCGCCTCAAAATTCCCTGGCAGGATGCGATCGTGGTTAGTAGTCATGGCCGATCGCTCCGCGAATTAGAAAAAGCATTGCGGCCAGGCAAGCCACATATCGCCATCTTGACCGATGCAATTAACCACCCCCTGGCGATCGCTAATTTCATCACCGCCTTGCAGCTCCCTGTTAGTTATCAAATCTGGGTTTGCGAGAATCTGGGCGACAAAAATGAACGAGTAGTTAATCTTTCAGAATTAATTAAACTCCATCGATCGCAGCTAATAGATACGCATAACGATCGCTCGGTTCCAGCCAATATGGCAGGTCATCTTGACCCAACTGAGTCAACCGCTTCAGATATTGTAAATTTTCAAAATAATGACGATCGACCCAGTCAATTACCAGAACAATTACCAGACCTAGAATTTGCCCCCTTGAATGTGGTAGTGCTTTCAAAGCAAGCAGAATCACCCTGCCTCGATCATGCCCAATTGCCGATCGTTGGTATTGCCGATCAATATTTCCATTCATTTAGCGATCAACCAGGCTTAATTACCAAGCGCGAGATTCGTTTGTTAGCCCTTGGTGAACTGGAACTGCAACCAGGGCAAGTGATCTGGGATATTGGCGCGGGAACTGGATCACTCTCGATCGAAATGGCCAGATTGGTTCCTGCCGCCAGGATCTATGCGATCGAAAAAACTGCTGCCGGAGCGACTCTGATCGCTAAAAACATGGCTCGCTTCCAGGTTGATAATATTGAAATCCACCAGGGCAAAGCCCCAAAAATACTGGCAGATTTACCCAACCCCGATCGTATCTTTATTGGTGGCAGCAGTGGTGAGTTGGCGGCTATTTTGCAGGTTTGTTGCGATCGCCTTGCCATGAATCCACAATCTGAGCGAAAGAAAATCTTAGTAGCCAACTTTGCCAGCCCTGAGCATCTCCATCTAGCTATGAGTTGGCTCAAGCAGCGTAAATATTCGGTGCAACTGTTGCAAGTGAACCTGGCGCGATCGGTGCCGATCGGTTCAGTCAGTCGATTTGCGCCGCTTAATCCAGTCACAATTTTGAAAGCTTTATTCTGA